The Streptomyces lienomycini sequence ACAGGAGAGCGACCGGGGAGTGTCCCTGGCGACGGAGATAGGCCGCTACGGCCCGGGCGGCCGCGCCTCCTACGCCCCGAGGCCGGGCGACGCCCGCCGCTTCGACTGGCGGGGCGACATGCCCTGATCCGGCACCGCCCCCGTCTCGGCGGACAGCGCCGTCAGCAGCCAGGCGTGCGCGGACCCCGGGGTGGGCTCGGGGCGCCCGCCCGGCGGGGTGGTCACCTCGGCCACCAGCTCCCAGTAGCCGTCCAGCCGAGGGTCGGCGGCCAGTTGCCCGGCCAACCGGTGCCGGAAGCCCGGGGTGTCCCGGACCCCGTACGCGCTCGTGTACGCGGTCACGAACCCCTCCAGGGCCTCACCCGGGTGCGGCTCCCGGCCCCGGCGCAGCTGCGCCCCGGCCAGCTCGTACGCCTCCGCCAGCCCGGCGTACAGCACGGCGGCACCCCGGGCGCCGGCGGCCCGGTGCGCCTCGGGCTGCGGCCGCGCCGTGCCGGGGCAGGGGGCGAGCGTGAGGGCGTTGAGCCGGGCGAAGGCGAGGACCTGCGAGGGGCGGGATCGTCGGGCGGTTGCGGCACCGCCACGTCCAGGAACGCCGCGGCGGCCCCGGCCGGCATCCGGGCCGGCAGCCAGCCCCGCCAGAACCGGACCAGCGGGGCCGTACTGGGCGGCAGCCGCACGGCACCGACGAGCCGCAGCCGGTCCGCCCGCTGTCCCGGCGGACACTCCTGCACCAGCCGCAGCGCGGCCTCCCGCCAGCGCAACGCCCTCAGCTCGGAGCCGACTTCGCGCAGCCGGCCCGCCACCGCCGACTCCAGCACGCCGCTCGCCCCGCCGGCGGGCCCGTCCGCGTCCTCCTCCGCGAGGATCCGCCGCACCTCGGGCACGGACACGTCCAGGGCACGCAGGGAACGGATCAGCCGCAGCCGGTCGAGCGCCCCGGGACCGTACCTCCGGTGCCCGCCGGCGCTGCGGGACACCTCCGGCAGCAGGCCGCGGTCGGAGTAGAAGCGGACGGTCTTGACGGTGACACCCGCCCGCTCGGCGAGTTCCCCGATGCCGCACAGACCGTCGTACGACGTGGACACTTGAACCTCCCTCAGGGGGAGTTCCTACCGTACCGGCGACAGCGGGCCGGCGACCGGCCGGGCCGCGGACGGAGGAGAGACCATGACCGTGTTCATCCTGGTGTCGGGAATGTTCACCGGCAGCCACGTGTGGCAGGAGACGGCCGCGCGCCTGACCGCCGCCGGCGCCGAGGCACACACCGTCGCCCTCACGGGACTCGAAGGCCCGCACGGGACCCCGAACGGGATCCAGAACGGGACTCCGCACGGGGCCGCGCGCGGGACGCGGGCGGCCGCCGTCGACCTGGAGACACACATCGCGGACGTCCTGGCGGTGATCGACTCGATCGACCCGGTGCCCGGCCGGGAGACGGTGCTGGTCGGCCACGACTACGGCATCCACCCGGCGGTCGGCGCCGCCGACCGGCGCGCGGGGCGGGTCGGCAGGATCGTCCACCTCGACTCGGGCCTGCCCCGGGACGGCGTCCCGGCCCTGGCCGCCGTCCCCGACCCGTCCGTGCGAGAGCGCTGCGCCGCCCGGGCCGCGGCCGGCGGGCACCCGGACGAGGCGGACGACGGCGCGGTCCCGCCCCCGGCCCGTGACGAGTGGCCGCGCTGGGGCAGCACCGCGGGCGTTCCCGGCCCGGCCCTGGACCGGCTCACCGCCCTCGCCGCCCCGCAGCCGCCGGGCACCCTGCTCCAGCCGCTGCGGCTCACCGGCGCGGTGGCCCGGGTCCCCACCACCGGCGTGCTGTGCACCGGGAACGGTTCGAGCATCGAGATGGTCCAGATGCTGGTCGGCTTCGGCGACCCCGCGCTGCAGGCCCTGCTGGACCCCCGGGTGACCTTCTTCGAACTGCCCACCGGACACTGGCCGATGCTGTCCCGCCCCGACGAACTCACGGACGTACTGCTGCGGGCCGCGGCCGGTGAGGGGCACCGGCTGGAGCCGGCCGGGAAGGGCGCGACGCCCCCGCACCTGCGTCCGTTCCCGCTTCAGGTGCCCGAAGTCCCCAGGGAGCGGCACGGGAACGTCGACCTCCACCTGCCCGACGCCGAGGAGCCGCGCCCGGCGGTGGTCTTCGTGCACGGCGGTCCGGTCCCCGCCGACGCCCGCCCCACCCCGCGGGACTGGCCGGTCCTGACGGGGTACGCCCGGTACGCGGCCGATAAGGGAGCGGTGGGCGCGGTCCTGGACCACCGTCTGCACGACCTGGCCGACTACGGGCGCGCGGCCGACGACGTCGCCGCCGCCGTGGAACTGGTCCGGTCCGACCCCCGGGTGGACGCGGACCGGATCGCGCTGTGGTTCTTCTCCGGCGGCGGCCTGATCGCCGCCGACTGGCTGGACACGCCCCCCGCCTGGCTGCGCTGCCTGGCGGCGACCTACCCGGTCCTCGCGCCCCTGCCCAACTGGGGCCTGCCGGACAGCCGGTTCCAGCCGGTGCGCGCGGTGGCCGGTGCGGGCTCGCCGCCCGTCGTCCTCACCCGCGTGGGACGGGAGATGCCCGAGATCGCGGCCACCGTCGAGGAGTTCCTGGCCGCGGCCGAGAAGCACGGGGCCGACGTGGAGGTGATCGACGTGCCGCACGGCCACCACTCCTTCGAGACGGTCGACCCGACCGACGAGTCCCGCGAGGCGGTGCGGCACGCGATGCGCTCGGTGCTGGGCCTCGTCGGCGGCGCGCACCAATCCGCGCGCCCCGCGGCCCCGGATTACCGGCGTGAGTGACGAGGACAAGACCCCACGGAAACCGTCGGCCCCGACATGGACCCGCTCCGGGCTGGGCGCGCTGAGCGGGCTCCTGGCGGGCGGCGCCGCGCTGGCCGTCGCCGAACTGGTGGCGGCGGCCGTACGCCCGGAGGCGGGCCCGGTCGTCGCGGTGGGCGGGGCCGCCATCGACCGCACGCCGATCGCCCTGAAGGACTGGGCGATCCGCACCTTCGGCACCAACGACAAGCTGGTGCTCCAACTCGGCATCCTCGCGGTCCTGACGCTGCTGGCCCTGGCCCTCGGAGCGCTCGCCGCCCGCCACCGGCGCAGTGGTGCCGCCGGGGTCCTGGTCTTCGGCGTCGTCGGCGCGACGGCGGCGCTCGGCAGGCCCGACTCCACCGGTGTCACGGACGCCTTCCCCTCCGTCCTGGGGGCGGTCGCGGGCGCCGTCCTCCTGTACGTCCTCGTCGGGCTCCTCCCGCCGCCGCGCCGGGCGGAGCCGGGAGAGCGGGGCGAGGGCTGGGACCGCCGCCGTTTCGTCGTCGCGGCGACCGCCGCGGCCGCCGCCTCCGCGGGCGCCGGCGTCCTGGGCCGGGCCCTGAGCGGGGCCGGCGGCCGGGACGCGGTCGCCTCCCGCAAGAACGTCGCCCTCCCGGCGCCCGGCTCACCGGCCCCCGCGGTGCCCCGGCGGGCACAGGTCGGGGTGGAGGGGGTCAGCCCCTTCGTCACGCCCAACGGCGACTTCTACCGGGTCGACACCGCCCTGGTGGTCCCCAAGGTGGACGCCACCGCCTGGCGGCTGCGCATCCACGGCGACGGGGTCAGCAGGGAGAAGACGCTGACCTTCGACGACCTCCTGCGACGGCGGCTGATCGAGCGGGACATCACCCTCACCTGCGTGTCCAACGAGGTGGGCGGCCCGTACGTGGGCAACGCCCGCTGGATCGGCGTCCGGCTCGCCGACCTGCTGGCGGAGTGCGGCGTCCGTCCGCCGTCGAAGGGCGGCCCGGCGGACCAGCTGGTGGCCCGCTCCGTGGACGGCATGACCATCGGCAGTCCCGTCGAGGACGTCATGGACGGCCGCGACGCCCTGCTCGCCGTCGGCATGAACGGCGAGCCCCTGCCGTTCGAGCACGGATTCCCCGTCCGCATGCTCGTGCCCGGCCTCTACGGCTACGTCTCGGCCTGCAAGTGGATCGAGGACATCGAGCTGACCACGTTCGACGCCTACGACTCGTACTGGGTCAAGCGCGACTGGGCCCCCGAGGCGCCGATCAAGACCCAGTCCCGGATCGACACCCCGAAGCCCTTCGCCCGGCCGAAGGCGGGCACGGTGATGGTCGCCGGAGTCGCCTGGGCCCAGCACCGCGGCATCGACAAGGTCGAGATCCGCGTCGACGACGGCCCCTGGCAGGAGGCCACCCTGGCCGCCGAGGACTCGCGCGACACCTGGCGCCAGTGGTCGTACGCCTGGCAGGCCACCAAGGGCGGCCACACCCTCACCGTGCGGGCCACCGACCGGACCGGCGAGGTGCAGACCGAGAAGCGCACCCGCACGGTGCCCGACGGTGCGAGCGGATGGCACTCGGTGGTGGTGACGGTCGACGCCTGACCCGGTGGGCGAGTGACGCGTTGCGCACGGGCCTCCAGTGGTGCTGCGGCCGGCTCAGCCCCGGCCGCGGCAGCCCGCAACCGGGCAAGCGTTTTCTGTGCGGCGTCTTGACGTGTACGCGGCGTGATGAGTTCATGGGAGCGCTCCCACACCCTCATCGCCCATCGTGTCCGCCCTACTCAGTCCTGGAGTCGCCGTGCGCACAGCAAGACGCGACACATCCGCACCGAAACCACTCCTCGCCCGTCTGCTGACGGGTCTGGCCGCGCTGATCGGGCTGGTGGTCGTCGGGGCCCTCTTCCCCGGTGGGGCCGTGGCCCAGCCGCCCGGAGCCCGGACCGCCGACGCCCGGCCGGCCGGGGCGCGGGCGGCCGACGCGGCCGGGCTGCACATCAGCGGGGGCAGGCTGCTGGAGGGCAACGGCAACGACTTCGTCATGCGCGGGGTCAACCACGCCCACACCTGGTACCCCGGCGAGACCCGGTCGCTGGCGGACGTCAAGGCGCTGGGCGCCAACAGCGTCCGGGTGGTCCTCTCCGACGGGTACCGCTGGAGCGAGAACAGCCCCGAGGACGTCGCCGCCGTCATCGGGCAGTGCAAGGCCAACCGGCTGATCTGCGTCCTGGAGGTCCACGACACCACCGGCTACGGCGAGGACGCGGCGGCCGGCACCCTCGACCACGCCGCCGACTACTGGATCGGCCTCAAGGACGTGCTGGCCGGCCAGGAGGACTACGTCGTCGTCAACATCGGCAACGAGCCCTGGGGCAACACCGACCCGGCCGGCTGGACCGAGCCCACCGTCGCGGCCGTCGAGAAGCTGCGCGCCGCCGGACTCCGGCACACGATCATGGTGGACGCGCCCAACTGGGGCCAGGACTGGCAGGGCGTCATGCGCGCCAACGCGCGAACCGTCTACGACGCCGACCCCACCGGCAACCTGATCTTCTCCATCCACATGTACAGCGTCTTCGACACCGCCCAGGAGATCACCGACTACCTGAACGCGTTCGTCGACGCGGAACTTCCCATCCTCATCGGCGAGTTCGGCGGACCCGCCGACCAGTACGGCGACCCGGACGAGGACACCATGATGGCCACCGCCGAGCAGCTCGGCCTCGGCTACCTGGCCTGGTCGTGGAGCGGCAACACCGACCCGGTCCTCGACCTGGCGATCGACTTCGACCCGAACCGGCTCAGCGACTGGGGCGACCGGGTCTTCCACGGCGCCGACGGCATCGCCCAGACCTCGAAGGAAGCCACCGTGTACGGCGGCGGCGCCCCGGACACCCAGGCCCCGACGGCTCCCGGCGCCCCGGCCGCCACCGCGGTCACGGACACCTCCGTCACGCTCGGCTGGTCCGCCGCCACCGACGACACCGCGGTCACCGGCTACGACGTCGTCCGCGTCGTCGACGGTGCGGAGAGCGTGGTCGCCGCCCCGACGACCACCACCGCCACCGTGACCGGCCTCACCGCGGACACCGCCTACACCTTCGCCGTCCGCGCCCGCGACGCGGCCGGCAACCGGTCGGCCCGGTCCGCCACCGTGGTGGTCACCACCGACGAGGGCGGCGGCACCCCGGTCGGTTCCTGCTCCGTCGGCTACCGCGTCGTGGGGGAGTGGCCCGGCGGCTTCCAGGGCGAGATCGCCGTCCGCAACACCGGGAACACCGCCATCACCCCGTGGACGCTCGCCTTCGCCTTCGCGGACGGCCAGAGCATCACCCACATGTGGGGAGGAACCGCCGCCCAGAACGCGGGAGCGGTGCGCGTCACCCCGGCCTCCTACACCGCCACCATCCCGGCCGGCGGCACGGTCACCCTGGGCTTCACCGCCCGGAAGGGCGCCACCAACACCGCCCCGACCGCGTTCAGCCTCGACGGGGCCTCCTGCGCCACGGCCTGACCCCGGGCCCCGGCCGGTGCGGTGGCGGGCGGCCGCCGCTCCGGCCGGCCGGTGACATGCGGCGGAGCAGGGGTGAGCGACGTCACCACGACACCTCGCGGACGTCGGCCCGGCTCTGCGGCTGCGTCGTCGCGGTGATCTCCGAACGGTGACGGCCCGCCGAGAACGTCACCTTCAGCGTCTGCGGCGCGCTCTGCTCCGTACTCGCCGTGAAGCCCTGGTTCGGCACCGCCGAGATCAGGCACACGGCACCGTCACCGAACCGCACGGTCGCCTTGCCGCCCTCGGACGGCACCGTGTACACGCCCGCCCCGCCCTCCTCGCAGCCCGGGGCGCCCCCGCCCGCCGGAGGCCGCGGGGCAGTGGTGTGCGGGCTCGGCGTCGGCGTGGGAGTCGGCGTCGGCGCGGGCGGCTCCTCGCGGGTGCGGGACGGCGCGGCGCTGGGCGGGCGGCTGGTGGGTGACGGGCTGGGAGTGGCCGTCACGGTCTTGGAGACGGTCGGCCGGGGAGAGGGCGGCGGCTCCTTCGGCGCCGTCTGCGCGACCGGCGCGGTCGGCCGGGTCGACCCCACCACGAAGTGGATCGTGATGATGACGGCCGTGACACTGGCCGCCGTGCAGGACAGCCAGATGATCAGGTAGCGCAGGAGGCGGGACACGACACCATAGTGACGGACCGGCTAACGTGCCTGCCCATGGCCTCCGTACTTGTCGTCGAGGACGACCCCGTGATCCGGGCCGCGCTGATCGAGGTCCTGACCGGGCACGGCTACGCGGTCAAGACCGCGCACCAGGGTTTCGAGGCGCTGCGCGACATCACCCAGAGCCCGCCGGACATCGTCGTGCTCGACCTCGGGCTGCCCGACCTCGACGGCCTCGACGTGCTCCGGATGATCCGCGGCATATCCCGCGTCCCGGTGCTGGTCGCCACCGCCCGGGACGACGAGACCGAGATCATCCGGCTGCTGAACGCCGGCGCCGACGACTACATGGTCAAGCCGTTCTCCGGCGGCCAGCTCGCGGCCCGGCTCGCCGCCGTGCTGCGCCGCTCGGCGCCCGCCGACCTCGTGGCCGCCCGGCGCCCCGTCCTGCGGGTCGCCGACCTGCGCATCGACCCCACCGCGCGCACCGCCCACCTCGCCGACCGGGAACTGCCCCTCACGCGACGTGAGTTCGACCTGCTCGCCTACCTGGCCGCCAACGCCGACCAGGTCATCTCGCGACAGCGGATACTCGCCGAGGTGTGGCAGCAGCCGTACGTGGAGGACCAGACGGTGGACGTCCACCTCTCCGCGCTCCGCCGCAAAATGGGCGAGAAGGCGCGAAAGCCCCGCTACCTCCACACCGTGCGCGGCATCGGCATCAAGCTGGTCAGCGCGCCGTGAGACGAGCCCTCGCCGGGATCGCCCTGGCCGTCACCTCGATGGTGGCGCTGTCGTTCCTCATCCCGCTCGCCCTCCTCGTCCGCGAACAGGCCCGGGACCGGGTCACCACCGCCGCCGAGCAGCGCGCCTCCGCCCTCTCACCGGTGCTCGCCCTCACCACCCGGCGGGCCGACGTGCAGCAGGCGGTCGCGGAACTCGGCTCCGCGGACCAGTTGGTCGTGCGGCTGCCCGACGGAGGCTTCGTCGGCACCCCGCACGCGCCCGAGGAGGCCCTCGACCGGGCCGTACGGGGACGCGAGACCCTCGCCGTGGACACCCCGGACGGCTGGGCGTACCTCCAGCCCGTCGTCCTGCGGGGCGAGCGGGTCGCGGTCGTCGAGGCCTACGTGCCCGCCGCGGACCTCACCCGGGGCGTCGCGGCCTCGTGGGGCGTGATGGCGCTGCTCGCCGTCGGACTGGTGGGTGGTTCGGTGCTGGTCGCCGACCGGCTCGGCGCCCGTGTGGTCCGCTCCTCCCGGAGCCTGAAACGCGCCTCGCTCGCCCTCGGCTCCGGCGACCTCGGCGTACGGGTGGAACCGGACGGCCCGCCCGAGCTGCAGGAGGCCGGGGCGGCGTTCAACACCATGGCCGACCGGGTCGTCGACCTGCTCGCCGTCGAACGCGAACTGGTCGCGGACCTCTCCCACCGGCTGCGCACCCCGCTGACCGCCCTCTACCTGGAGGCCGACCGGATGGGCGCGACGCCGAGCGCCCGGCGGGTCACGGAAGCGGCCGGCCAGCTCGAGAGCGAACTCGACTCGATCATCGCGGCGGCGCGCACACCCCTGGCGTCGGCACAGCTCGCCGGGGCCGGGGCGGGCACGGCGAAACCGTGCGACGTGGCCGAGGTGGTCGCCATGCGCCTGGACTTCT is a genomic window containing:
- a CDS encoding sulfite oxidase, with the protein product MSDEDKTPRKPSAPTWTRSGLGALSGLLAGGAALAVAELVAAAVRPEAGPVVAVGGAAIDRTPIALKDWAIRTFGTNDKLVLQLGILAVLTLLALALGALAARHRRSGAAGVLVFGVVGATAALGRPDSTGVTDAFPSVLGAVAGAVLLYVLVGLLPPPRRAEPGERGEGWDRRRFVVAATAAAAASAGAGVLGRALSGAGGRDAVASRKNVALPAPGSPAPAVPRRAQVGVEGVSPFVTPNGDFYRVDTALVVPKVDATAWRLRIHGDGVSREKTLTFDDLLRRRLIERDITLTCVSNEVGGPYVGNARWIGVRLADLLAECGVRPPSKGGPADQLVARSVDGMTIGSPVEDVMDGRDALLAVGMNGEPLPFEHGFPVRMLVPGLYGYVSACKWIEDIELTTFDAYDSYWVKRDWAPEAPIKTQSRIDTPKPFARPKAGTVMVAGVAWAQHRGIDKVEIRVDDGPWQEATLAAEDSRDTWRQWSYAWQATKGGHTLTVRATDRTGEVQTEKRTRTVPDGASGWHSVVVTVDA
- a CDS encoding sensor histidine kinase, producing the protein MRRALAGIALAVTSMVALSFLIPLALLVREQARDRVTTAAEQRASALSPVLALTTRRADVQQAVAELGSADQLVVRLPDGGFVGTPHAPEEALDRAVRGRETLAVDTPDGWAYLQPVVLRGERVAVVEAYVPAADLTRGVAASWGVMALLAVGLVGGSVLVADRLGARVVRSSRSLKRASLALGSGDLGVRVEPDGPPELQEAGAAFNTMADRVVDLLAVERELVADLSHRLRTPLTALYLEADRMGATPSARRVTEAAGQLESELDSIIAAARTPLASAQLAGAGAGTAKPCDVAEVVAMRLDFWSVLATQQERPFERSLTPRPTPVAFPEDDLAAVVDALIGNVFRHTPQGTRFVVRVERQDRHVYLTVDDAGPGVADPGAALTRGVSVGGSTGLGLDIVARAARTADGELTITRAPLGGARVRVSFVLTGADAAGGASGGGER
- a CDS encoding cellulase family glycosylhydrolase, whose translation is MRTARRDTSAPKPLLARLLTGLAALIGLVVVGALFPGGAVAQPPGARTADARPAGARAADAAGLHISGGRLLEGNGNDFVMRGVNHAHTWYPGETRSLADVKALGANSVRVVLSDGYRWSENSPEDVAAVIGQCKANRLICVLEVHDTTGYGEDAAAGTLDHAADYWIGLKDVLAGQEDYVVVNIGNEPWGNTDPAGWTEPTVAAVEKLRAAGLRHTIMVDAPNWGQDWQGVMRANARTVYDADPTGNLIFSIHMYSVFDTAQEITDYLNAFVDAELPILIGEFGGPADQYGDPDEDTMMATAEQLGLGYLAWSWSGNTDPVLDLAIDFDPNRLSDWGDRVFHGADGIAQTSKEATVYGGGAPDTQAPTAPGAPAATAVTDTSVTLGWSAATDDTAVTGYDVVRVVDGAESVVAAPTTTTATVTGLTADTAYTFAVRARDAAGNRSARSATVVVTTDEGGGTPVGSCSVGYRVVGEWPGGFQGEIAVRNTGNTAITPWTLAFAFADGQSITHMWGGTAAQNAGAVRVTPASYTATIPAGGTVTLGFTARKGATNTAPTAFSLDGASCATA
- a CDS encoding response regulator transcription factor; translation: MASVLVVEDDPVIRAALIEVLTGHGYAVKTAHQGFEALRDITQSPPDIVVLDLGLPDLDGLDVLRMIRGISRVPVLVATARDDETEIIRLLNAGADDYMVKPFSGGQLAARLAAVLRRSAPADLVAARRPVLRVADLRIDPTARTAHLADRELPLTRREFDLLAYLAANADQVISRQRILAEVWQQPYVEDQTVDVHLSALRRKMGEKARKPRYLHTVRGIGIKLVSAP
- a CDS encoding alpha/beta hydrolase, producing MTVFILVSGMFTGSHVWQETAARLTAAGAEAHTVALTGLEGPHGTPNGIQNGTPHGAARGTRAAAVDLETHIADVLAVIDSIDPVPGRETVLVGHDYGIHPAVGAADRRAGRVGRIVHLDSGLPRDGVPALAAVPDPSVRERCAARAAAGGHPDEADDGAVPPPARDEWPRWGSTAGVPGPALDRLTALAAPQPPGTLLQPLRLTGAVARVPTTGVLCTGNGSSIEMVQMLVGFGDPALQALLDPRVTFFELPTGHWPMLSRPDELTDVLLRAAAGEGHRLEPAGKGATPPHLRPFPLQVPEVPRERHGNVDLHLPDAEEPRPAVVFVHGGPVPADARPTPRDWPVLTGYARYAADKGAVGAVLDHRLHDLADYGRAADDVAAAVELVRSDPRVDADRIALWFFSGGGLIAADWLDTPPAWLRCLAATYPVLAPLPNWGLPDSRFQPVRAVAGAGSPPVVLTRVGREMPEIAATVEEFLAAAEKHGADVEVIDVPHGHHSFETVDPTDESREAVRHAMRSVLGLVGGAHQSARPAAPDYRRE